The nucleotide sequence GCTCGCCGTGGTCTCGACTACGACCAGGTCGCCCCGGCGCGCCTGCTTCGCACCGAGGCAGCGCTGGCCGAGGCCGCCGCGACCGCGAAGGCAGGTGCCTGATGGCTGCGCGTCTGAAGATCACGCAGATCAAGTCGAAAGTGAGCGAGAAGCAGTACCAGCGCGACACGCTGCGCAGTCTGGGACTGAAGCGCATCGGTGACGTCGTCGTCCGCGAGGACAACCCGCAGAACCGTGGGTACGTCAACACCGTCGCTCACCTGGTGAAGGTCGAGGAGATTGACTAATGGCTGAAGAGAAGGCCACCACAGAGGCCGCTGAGAAGCCGGCCGCCAAGAAGCCCGCGACCAAGGCCGCGAGCACGAAGGCTGCCGCTGACAAGCCGGCCGCCGAGAAGACCAGCACCGCGAAGAAGGCTCCGGCCAAGAAGGCGTCGGCTCCGGCCGCTGCCGACAAGGCCGCCGCCTCCAGCACGGACGACACCGTGGCCGCAAAGCCGGCCGCGAAGTCCTCCGCCAAGAAGGACGTCGCCGCCCCGCGCGAGCAGGTCCTGAAGGTGCACCACCTCCGCCCCGCCGCCGGCGCCAAGAAGGAGAAGACCCGCGTCGGACGCGGTGAGGGCTCCAAGGGTAAGACGGCCGGTCGCGGTACCAAGGGAACCAAGGCGCGCTACCAGGTGCGTCCGGGCTTCCAGGGCGGCCAGCTTCCCCTGCACATGCGTGCGCCGAAGCTGCGCGGCTTCAAGAACCCGTTCCGCGTCGAGTACCAGGTCGTGAACCTGGAGAAGCTCGCCGAGCTGTACCCGTCGGGCGGTGACGTCACCGTCGCCGACCTGGTCGCCAAGGGTGCCGTTCGCAAGAACGAGAAGGTCAAGGTTCTCGGCAACGGGGACATTGCGGTTAAGCTGAACGTTGCGGTCGACAAGGTCTCCGGCTCTGCTGAGCAGAAGATCGTCGCCGCAGGTGGCTCCGTCAAGTAGTCATCCGCAGAGCAGCTGAGTCGGGTGGCCGGGGAACCGGCCACCCGACTGACTCTTAGGAAAGCAGGACGCAGGATTGTTTAGCGCCGTTGGGCGGATCTTCCGCACCCCGGATCTTCGCCGGAAGATCTTCTTCACGCTGGGCATCATCGCCCTGTTCCGGCTGGGATCCTTCATCCCTGCGCCATTCGTCGATTTCGGCAACGTCCAGACATGTCTGAACGCTAATCAGGACACTTCCGGCCTGTATTCGCTGGTGAATCTGTTCTCCGGCGGTGCCCTCCTCAAGCTCTCGATCTTCGCGCTCGGCATCATGCCGTACATCACCGCGTCGATCATCGTGCAGCTGCTGCGCGTGGTCATCCCGCGCTTCGAGACCCTCTACAAGGAGGGCCAGGCCGGCCAGGCCAAGCTCACGCAGTACACGCGCTACCTCACCATCGCGCTGGGCGTCCTCCAGTCGACGACCCTCATCACCGTCGCCCGCAGCGGCGCGCTGTTCGGCACCACCGCCGTCTCCCAATGCACGCAGCTGATCACGGACGACTCCTGGTACGCGATCATGCTCATGGTCGTCACCATGACCGCCGGCACGGGCCTCATCATGTGGATGGGCGAGCTCGTCACCGAGCGCGGCATCGGCAACGGCATGTCGCTCCTCATCTTCACCTCGATCGCCGCGCAGTTCCCGTCCTCCCTCTGGGCGGTCGGCCAGTCGCAGGGCATCGAGATCCTGCTGGTCGTGATCGCGATCGGGTTGCTCATCGTCATGGGCGTCGTCTTCGTCGAGCAGTCGCAGCGGCGCATCCCCGTGCAATACGCGAAACGCATGGTCGGGCGACGGACCTACGGCGGCAACAACACGTACATCCCGATCAAGGTCAACATGGCCGGCGTCGTACCCGTCATCTTCGCGTCGTCGCTGCTGTACCTGCCGGCGCTCATCGCCCAGTTCAACCAGCCGGCCGCCGGCAAGGCACCGGCGCCGTGGGTCACGTGGATCACGAACTACCTGACCAAGGGCGACCACCCGCTGTACATGCTGCTGTACTTCCTCCTGATCGTCGGGTTCACCTACTTCTACGTGGCGATCACCTTCAACCCGGAGGAGGTCGCGGACAACATGAAGAAGTACGGCGGCTTCATCCCCGGCATCCGCGCGGGCCGTCCGACGGCCGAGTACCTCGATTACGTGCTCACGCGGGTGACCCTGCCCGGATCCTTCTATCTGGGCATCATCGCGCTGATCCCATTGGTCGCCTTCGCGTTGATCGGCGCAAGCCAGAACTTCATGTTCGGCGGCACGTCCATCCTGATCATCGTCGGTGTCGGGCTGGAGACGGTCAAGCAGATCGACTCCCAGCTTCAGCAGCGGCATTACGAAGGGCTTCTGCGTTGACCCGAATGCTGATCGTCGGACCCCCCGGAGCGGGCAAGGGCACTCAGGCCTCCCGCATCACCACCGCCTACGGGATCCCCGACATCTCCACGGGCGACATCTTCCGGGCCAACATCAAGAACGAGACGCCGCTCGGCAAGCAGGTCAAGGCCATCGTCGACGCGGGCGACTACGTCCCGGACACGCTCACCAACCAGCTGGTCGCGGACCGGCTCGATGAGGAGGACGCCAAGAACGGCTTCCTGCTCGACGGGTACCCGCGGACGCTCGCGCAGGTCGACTACCTCGACGAGCTCCTCGCCGGCAAGGGGCAGAAGCTGGATGCGGTCATCCAGCTGACGGCCGACCAGGACGAGATCGTGCAGCGCCTGACCAAGCGGGCTCACGAACAGGGTCGAGCGGACGACTCGGAAGAGGCCATCCGCCACCGCCAGCAGGTGTACGTGCGCGAGACCTCGCCGCTGATCGACGTGTACCGCGAGCGCGGTCTCCTCGTGCCGGTCGACGGCCTGGGTGCGATGGACGAGGTCGCGGAGCGGATCACCTCCGCCCTCGCCGAGCGCGGCATCGTCCCGGTCGCGGGCGCAGGCGCGTCCACCGGCGAGTCCGTGGCCTAGAAGTGGTCTTCAAGAGGTCGATCTACAAGACGCCCGCTCAACTCCGCGACATGGTCGCGCCCGGGCGCGCGACGGCCGCGTCTCTCGAAGCGGTCGCGGCGGCGGTCGCTCCCGGCGTGTCCACCCTCGAGCTCGACGCGATCGCCGAGCGCGCGATCGTGGATGCGGGCGGTTCGTCGAACTTCCAGTTGGAGCCCGGCTACCATCACACGATCTGCGCGTCGGTGAACGACGAGGTGGTGCACGGGATCCCCGGTCAGCGCATTCTCGAGCCCGGCGACATCCTGTCGGTCGACAGCGGCGCGATCCTGGGGGGCTGGAACGGGGATGCGGCGCGCACTTTCGTGCTGCCCGATCCCGCGCATCCCGAACTCGTGGCCGAGCGCACCCGCCTCTCAGAGGTGACGGAGCAGTCGCTGTGGCGCGGTATCGCGACCCTGGCGTCCGCCCGCTACCTCAACGACGTGGGTGAGGCGATCGAGGACTACATCTCGGCGCTGGGCGACTACGGCATCCTGACCGACTACATCGGCCACGGCATCGGGCGCCGCATGCACGAGGAGCCGCCGGTGTTCAACTACCGCGTGCGCGCCAAGGGGCCGGAGGTGCGCCCTGGGCTCGTCGTCGCGATCGAGCCGATGGTCGTGCTCGGATCGCAGGAGACCTACGTCAAGGACGACGGCTGGACCGTCGCGACGGAGGACGGCTCGGCGGCCGCCCACTGGGAGCACAGCGTCGCCGTCCACGCGGACGGCATCTGGGTGCTCACCGCGAGCGACGGCGGGGCCGCCGGCCTCGCCCCGTTCGGTGTGACGCCGGTTCCGATCGCCTGATGGGCGCCCGGATCACGGTGTTCGCCCAGAGCGGCGGAGGATCATACACTCGGATTGGCGGATTCGCGCCCTTTCCCATAAGATAGATCCTTGGTGTCTTAGGCGCGTTCTCACGTGCCTTCCGCCGATCAACGCACGACCAGCAAACCACGACTTTTAGCGACAGTGAGGCTATGGCCAAAAAAGACGGTGTCATCGAGATCGAAGGATCCGTGATCGAGGCTCTTCCCAACGCGATGTTCCGCGTGGAGTTGACGAACGGTCACAAGGTTCTTGCCCACATCTCCGGCAAGATGCGCCAGCACTACATCCGCATCCTCCCCGAGGACCGCGTGATCGTGGAGCTGAGCCCTTACGATCTGACCCGCGGCCGGATCGTCTACCGCTACAAGTAAAGGTCTGCTGTAAGTAACGGCCCCACCCAACGGGTAGCCCCGGGTGAGGTACGAGGACAGCGAACAAAGGTAAGAAACACTTATGAAGGTCAACCCCTCGGTCAAGAGGATCTGCGACAAGTGCAAGGTCATCCGCCGCAACGGCCGGGTCATGGTCATCTGCGAGAACCCGCGCCACAAGCAGCGCCAGGGCTGAACGCAGTCATAACCGAATAGAAGAACAGGCGATGCCAGAACCCGCGTCCGGAGACGGACACGGGGGACACCCTCGGAGGAGGCCGGGGCACCGGGATCGCTGCAGACCTCCACTCATCACAGGAGAAGCCAACACATGGCACGTCTAGCAGGCGTCGACATCCCGCGCGAGAAGCGCGTCGAGGTCGCACTCACCTACATCTATGGAGTCGGCCGCACCCGCGCCCTCCAGACTCTGCGCGAGACCGAGATCTCGGGCGACATCCGCGTCAAGGACCTGACCGACGAGCAGCTCGTCGCTCTCCGCGACTACATCGAGGGCAACTTCAAGGTGGAGGGTGACCTGCGCCGCGAGGTCGCCGCCGACATCCGCCGCAAGGTCGAGATCGGCAGCTACGAGGGTATCCGCCACCGTAAGGGCCTCCCGGTCCGCGGCCAGCGCACCAAGACCAACGCTCGTACCCGCAAGGGTCCGAAGCGCACCGTGGCCGGCAAGAAGAAGGCGCGCTAAGGCCCGCGGCCCCACGCTCTTAGGATTCAGGAGAAGAAATGGCAGCACCCAAGTCGGCCGCTCGCAAGCCGCGCAAGAAGGAAAAGAAGAACATTGCTGTGGGCCAGGCCCACATCAAGAGCACGTTCAACAACACGATCGTCTCGATCACCGACACCACCGGTGCCGTGATCAGCTGGGCCTCGTCCGGCGGCGTCGGATTCAAGGGCTCCCGCAAGTCGACCCCGTTCGCGGCGCAGCTCGCCGCCGAGTCGGCCGCGCGTCAGGCGCAGGAGCACGGCATGAAGAAGGTCGACGTCTTCGTCAAGGGCCCGGGTTCGGGTCGCGAGACGGCGATCCGCTCCCTCCAGGCCGCCGGCCTCGAGGTCGGCTCGATCAACGACGTCACCCCGCAGGCGCACAACGGTTGCCGCCCGCCCAAGCGCCGTCGCGTCTGAGTTCTCTTCTCGTCCGCCGCAGGCGGCGGTCCATTCGGGCCGCCGCCTGACGGCGTGACGAAACCCACCCCAGTAGAAGCGAATGTCATATAGCGGACATTCAGCCGAAAGGAATCAATAGTGCTCATTGCACAGCGTCCTACGCTCACCGAAGAGAACATCTCCGAGTTCCGCTCGCGGTTCGTCATCGAGCCCCTGGAGCCCGGCTTCGGATACACCCTCGGCAACTCCCTGCGCCGCACCCTCCTCTCCTCCATCCCCGGCGCGGCTGTCACCAGCATCCGCATCGACGGCGTGCTGCACGAGTTCAGCACCGTTCCGGGCGTCAAGGAGGACGTGACCGAGATCATCCTGAACATCAAGGGTCTGGTGGTCTCCAGCGAGCACGACGAGCCCATCACCGCGTACCTCCGCAAGACCGGCGCCGGTCAGGTCACCGCCGCCGACATCTCGGCTCCGGCCGGTGTGGAGATCCACAACCCCGAGCTGGTCATCGCGACCCTCAACGACAAGGCGAAGTTCGAGGTCGAGCTGACCATCGAGCGCGGCCGCGGCTACGTGTCGGCCCAGCAGAACCGCAACGAGTACAGCGAGGCGGGCCAGATCCCGATCGACTCGATCTACTCGCCCGTCCTGAAGGTCACCTACCGCGTCGAGGCCACCCGTGCCGGTGAGCGCACCGACTTCGACCGCCTCGTGGTCGACGTCGAGACCAAGCCCGCGATCAGCCCGCGCGACGCCATCGCCTCGGCCGGCCGCACGCTGGTCGAGCTGTTCGGTCTCGCTCGCGAGCTCAACAGCGCCGCAGAGGGCATCGAGATCGGCCCGGCTCCGGTCGACGCCGTCCTCAGCTCCGAGCTGTCGATGCCGATCGAGGACCTCGACCTCTCGGTCCGCTCGTACAACTGCCTCAAGCGCGAGGGCATCAACACCGTGAGCGAGCTCGTCTCGCTGTCGGAGACGCAGCTCATGAACATCCGCAACTTCGGTCAGAAGTCGGTGGATGAGGTCAAGGACAAGCTGACGGAGATGGGTCTGTCGCTGAAGGACTCGGTCCCCGGGTTCGACGGCGCCCACTTCTACAGCGGTTACGACGAGGACGAGTCCACCACCATCTGAGGCTCGTCGCCCGACTCAGCCATCAGACCTTTTCAACACTGGAGATAACCGATCATGCCTAAGCCCACCAAGGGCCCCCGCCTCGGGGGCGGCCCGGCGCACGAGCGCCTCATGCTCGCCAACCTGGCCGCTGCGCTCTTCACGCACAAGAGCATCAAGACCACCGAGACGAAGGCCAAGCGCCTGCGTCCCGTGGCCGAGCGCCTGATCACGTTCGCGAAGCGCGGCGACCTGCACGCCCGCCGTCGCGTGCTCGCCGTGATCAGCGACAAGTCCGTCGTGCACGAGCTCTTCACCGAGATCGCGCCGCTGGTCGCCGAGCGTGAGGGCGGCTACACCCGCATCACGAAGCTCGGCTTCCGCAAGGGTGACAACGCGCCGATGGCGCAGATCGAGCTCGTGCTCGAGCCCGTCACCCCGAAGGTGAAGTCGTCCAAGACCACCGCCGCCCCCAAGGCTGCGCCGGTCGAGGAGACCCCCGCCGAGGAGACCGCGACCGAGGAGACCCCGGCCGAGGAGACCAGCACCGAGACCGCCGCCGCCGAGGCGGAGGTCGTCGAGGACGCGACCGCCGACGCCGACGCCGCCGGTGAGACCGACGCCGAGAGCGAGGCGGCGAAGGCGTAACGCCCTCCCCTTTCCACACGAAGGCCCTGCATCCTCGGATGCGGGGCCTTCGTCGTTCCCGCCGTCTGTGGGTCGCAACACGCCGTTATGGCGACCGCAAAACGGCGTGTTGCGACCCACGGATGCCGGGCGGGGGCGGGAGGCGAGGCTCTAGGGTGAAGGGATGACCGACGACACTCTGAGCCCGCTCCGCGAGCGGGTCGCCGCGCCGCCGACCTACCGCCCGCAGCATCCCCTCATCGCCGAGTGGCGCCCCGCGACGGCGGCCGATGTGGATGCGGTGCACGAGGTGTATCGCGCGATCGCCGCCCAGGACCACCCCAACTACGTCACGACACGCGAAGAGGTCGAGGAGGAACTGGGCTACAGCTTCATCGACCTGGAAGCCGACTCGCTGCTGGCCGTCACCGGCGACGGACGGGTCGTCGCCGTCGGCATCGTGATGGAACCGCCGCGGCAGGAGACGCTGGTGCGTGAGTTCATGAACGGCGGCGTGCATCCCGAGTTCCGCGGCCAGGGGATCGGACGTGAGCTGCTGGCGTGGCAGCGTGCCCGGGGCGAGCAGAAGCTGGCCGCGTCGGACAAGGCGCTGCCGGGCTGGCTGGTGGGTTACGCCGACCGGCGCGCGCCGGATCGCGAGCGGCTGCTCCTCGCCGGCGGGTTCGAGGTGGCCCGGTACTTCCGGACGATGGAACGCGACCTGCGCGACCCCATCCCCGAGGTGGCGCCGACGATCGATGTGCGGATCGTCCCGTACACGAGCGAGCTGGCCGCCGCCGTCCATGCGGCGCGCGATGACGCGTTCCGGGACCACTGGGGCAGCCAGCCGCTGAGCGACGAGCAGTTCGACGGACTGGTGTCGGGAGTGTTCGTCGCCGAGCTCTCGTTCGTCGCGCTCGCGGGCGACGAGGTCGCCGGCGTCCTGCTCACGGATGTGAACGAGGACGACTGGCCCGGACAGGGCTTCACGGGCGCGTACGTGTCCACCGTCGCCGTGACGCGGCCGTACCGGGGGAGACGCATCGCGCCGTCGCTGCTGCGAGCGGTGCTCGAGGCGTGCGCTCAGCGCGGCTGGGACAAGGTGGTCCTCGACGTCGACGCCGAGAATCCCACCGGTGCGCTAGGGCTCTACACGGGGATGGGGTTCGTGACGACGCAGGCCGAGACGGGGCTCGTGCGTGCCTACTGATCCTGTGGCCGCCGATCAGGTGCGGCGGTACCGCCTCGACATCGCCTACCAGGGCACGGACTTCAACGGCTGGGGACGTCAGCCCGGGCTGCGGACGGTGCAGGGGACGTTGGAGGACGCCCTCGCGACGATCTTCCGGCGGGCGGGGGAGCCGCCGCTCCTGACCGTCGCGGGTCGAACGGATGCCGGGGTGCACGCCGTCGGGCAGGTCGCCCACGTCGATCTGTCCCCGGCACAGGAGGCGGTCCTCCGGAAGCCACACGGGAAACGTCCGCCGCTATCCGCCGAGGAGGCGCTCGGCCGGCGGCTGAACGGCATCCTGGGCCCGGTGTCCGACGTCGTCGTGCTGTTCGCGACCGTCGCGCCCGACGGGTTCGACGCGCGTTTCTCGGCCCTCTGGCGACGCTACGAGTACCGCGTCGCCGACCGCGCGGCCCTCCGTGACCCGCTGCAGCGCCACCGGACCGCCTGGGTGTCAGCCGACCTCGACGTGGATGCGATGGACATGGCTGCCCACGGACTCCTCGGGCTCCACGACTTCGCCAGCTACTGCAAGGCCCGTGAAGGCGCCACGACCATCCGCACTCTCCAGGCGTTCAGCTGGCGTCGCGACGACGACGGCGTGCTCGTCGCCGAGCTCACGGCCGACGCGTTCTGCCACAGCATGGTGCGTGCGCTGGTCGGGGCATGCGTCGAGGTCGGTGAGGGCAAGCTCGACGCAGGCGACCTCGTGGCGCTGCGCGACGAGAAGCAGCGCACCAGCGCCTTCAAGGTGATGCCCGCCCGCGGCCTCACGCTGATGGAGGTCGGCTACCCCGAGGGAGCGGAACTGGCCCTCCGCGCGGAGCGAACGCGCGCGATGCGCGAGCTGTGAGAGCCGCTCACCTCACGAGCCCGTTCTCGTAGGCGAACGCCACCAGTTGCACGCGCGACGCCAGCCTGAGCTTGGCGAGGATGCTGCGGACGTGCGACTTGACGGTCGCCTCGGAGATGAACGCCGTCCGGCCGATCTCGCCGTTGCTGAGGCCTCGGGCGGCGAGGAGGAACACCTCCTTCTCGCGGACCGACAGGGCGTCGATCGCCTCCGGGCGGCGGCGGGCCAGCGTGCGGAACAGGTCCGTGGTCGCCTTCGGTGCGATGACCGAATGACCATCGTGCACGGTGCGGATCGCCGCCAGGATGAACTCCGGCGTCGCATCTTTCAGCACGAAGCCGTCCGCTCCCGCTCGAAGCGCCGCGGCGACCGCCTCGTCGCGTTCGAAGGTCGTGAGGACGACGATGCGGGGGAGTGGTTCCGCGTTTTCCCGCCGGATGCCCTCTGTCGCTGCGATGCCATCCAGCACCGGCATCCGGATGTCCATGAGCAGCACATCCGGTCGTGCCGAGCGGGCCAGTTGCATCGCCTGCAGGCCGTCCGGGGCGCTGCCTGCGAACTCGAGATCGGGTTGCGACTCGATCATCATCTGCAGCCCCGTGCAGAACAGCGGCTGGTCGTCGGCGATCGCGACCCGGATCATGCGGTCACCGCATTCCGGCCGGTCGCCGGGATGTAGGCCGTCACGAGATACCCGCCCGGCTGGTCCTCGTCCTCGCCGGCGTCGAGCCAGCCTCCGGCGAACCGGGCGCGCTCGCGCATCCCGATGAGGCCGCGGCCCGCTGGGTTGGGCGGAGGGGCATCCCGAGGAACCGAGGGCCGGGATGCCAGGGACAGGGCGATGCCGTCTTCTCGCTCGTCCAACGCCAGCCGCGCGCGTGCACCGGTGCCAGCGTGCTTGAGCGCGTTGGTGAGGCCCTCCTGGACGATCCGGTAGACGGCGAGTTCCTGTGCCGCGCTGAGTACCACGGCGCCGCCGAACCGCTCGACGGAGATCACGAGGCCGGCGTCGGACATCCGCTCCACCAGGTCGTCGAGATCGGTCACGCCGGGATGCACGGGTCCGTCGGGACTGCCGACGAGGGTCTCGATCAGCACCCGGACCTCGGTCAACGACGCTCGCGCGGTGTCTGCAATGGTCGCGAGCGAGGGCGCGACGGATTCGGGGCGCTCGTCCACGAGCAGGCGAGCGCCGTCCGCCTGGGCGAGGATGACCGACAGGGAGTGCGCCATGATGTCGTGCACGTCCTGGGCGATGCGCTCCCTCTCGCCGGCGACCATCGTCTCGACCTCCGCGACGCGGAGTTCGGCCGTCGTGCGCGCGAGCTCCTCCTCGCTCCACCGCGTGCGCATCCAGACGCCGATGAGGGTGCCGATGACCCAGGCGAACGCCGCCGCTCCGGCGCAGACGACGAAGAATGTCACTCGGATCGCAGCATCGGTGTGCCCGATCCCCTGGGCCCAGGACAGGAGGCCCGCAACGGACACTCCCGCCCCGACGGCGAAGGCGAGGGCGACGACCCGCATGCGACCGTGCACCGTGGCGGCCACGACGACGATGATGACGGCATAACCGAGGTAGATGGCCGCGTTCTGGAAGATCCCCGCCGGGAAGAGGAGTTGCCCGATGAGCACCGCGGTCCCGGTCGCCATGGCCGCGACAGGACTGAGCCGGGAGAGCCCGATGGCGCACGCGAGCACGAGCAGCGCGGCCCAGAACGGAACGGTGGCGCGGAGGGCGGACGGCAGGAGCTGGTTGCGGCCCGCTTCCGTCAGCGCCCAGAACACGAAGAACGTCACGGCGAGGGCGGGCTCCAACAGCCACCGGCTGCGCGTCAGGATCGGACTCATACGGGCAACGCTAGGGTGAGGCCGCCGATTGTGCGCGTGATCGGGCGAGGTTTCAGCCCTGGGGCTGAGTGCGGGTCAGCCCGCCCTGGAGGGTCTGGTCTCCGATCACCGACAGCAGGCGCAGCTTCTCCGCGGACTCGCTGCCGGGTATCGCTGTGTAGACGAGCAGCGAGTGCGCGTGACCCGGGTCGACGAGCTGCTGGCAATGCAGTTCGAGTTCCCCGACCTCCGGGTGAGTGAAATGCTTGACCTCCTTCGGCCGGAGCCCGACCTCGTGCGCCGCCCAGAGCGTCCGGAACTCGGCACTGCGGTCGAGGACGTAGTCCGCCAGAGCGGCCGCCCGCGAGCCGGGACCGCGCGCTGTCACGACCTCGCGCAGGCCGGAGGCGAACATCCGGCTCAGGAAGTCGTGGTCGCGAGGGGCGTACAGGCTGCGCGAACCCGGGTCGGTGAACCATCGCACTCCCAGGCTGCGCTCCGGCCCGCGGAGCGACGCCGTATCGCCGGTCAAGGCCACGCCCATCCTGCTCTGCCGCAGCGTCTCTCCCACTTCGGTCACGATCTCGGCCGGGGTGTCGTCGAGCCGATCGAGCACGCGCAGCAGGCCGGGGCTCACGTGCTCGCTCTCCGAGCCCTGCGCGGGCGGGGTGTGGCCGGCGAGACGGAACAGGTGATCGCGCTCCGCGTGGGAGAGATGCAGCCCCTGAGCGATCGAGGCGAGCATCTGCTCGGACGGCTGGGGACCTCGCTCCCGCTCCAGCCGGGCGTAGTAGTCGACCGACATGTGCGCCAGGGCGGCCACCTCCTCGCGCCGCAGCCCGGACGTGCGGCGGCGGCTGCCGCGCGGGAGGCCCACGTCCTCCGGCTGGAGCAGGTCGCGCCGGGTCCGGAGGAATTCGGCGAGTCCGATACGGTCGATCACCCCTCATGTCTACCGCCTGGCGCTCTCCGTAACCACGGATCGCCGGGCCGTGGCTACGGATGGCCCGAGCGTTCAGGGTGGAGTCACCGAACGAAGGAGAACACCGTGGCACGCACGATCGACATCGACATCCCCCCGCTCACCGGCAGACGGGCCGTCGTCACCGGGGCCAGCGACGGCATGGGGACGATCATCGCGGCACGGCTTGCGCAGGCGGGCGCGGAGGTCGTCATGCCGGTGCGCGACCGAGCCAAGGGAGCTGCAGTTGCGGATCGGATCCGCTCCACCGTCCCGGACGCGCGGCTGGTGCTTCGTGACCTCGACCTGGCCTCGCTCGACTCGGTCGCCGCGTTCGGCGAGGGGATGCGAGCGGACGGGCAGCCGGTCCACATCCTCATCAACAACGCCGGGCTGATGACGCCTCCGGAGCGCCGCACCACCGTCGACGGCTTCGAGCTGCAGTGGGGCACCAACCACCTCGGCCACGTCGCGCTCGTGGGAGCCCTCTTCCCGCTGCTCCAGGAGGCGCGGGCGCGGGTCACATCGCAGGTGAGCGTCGTCGCGAGGAGCGGCGCGATCGACTGGCACGACCTCGGCGCCGAGCGGCCGTATCGCGCCCAAGCGGCATACCGTTCCTCGAAGATCGCGCTCGGCCTGTTCGGGCTGGAGCTCGATCGGCGGAGCGCGGCGGCCGGATGGGGCATCAGCAGCAACCTCGCGCATCCCGGGGTCGCTCCCACCAACCTGCTCGCAGCGCAGCCGGGGTACGGGCGCGCGGCGGACACCGGGGCGGTCCGCATGATCCGCTGGCTGTCCGCCCGCGGCCTCCTGGTCGGCACCCCGGAGACGGCCGCGCTTCCCGCGCTGCTCGCGGCGACGGGGCCGCATGCGGAAGGAGGCAGGATGTACGGCCCGAGCGGACCCGGGCACCTGGGGGGTGCTCCGGCGGAGCAGACACCGTATCCGCCGCTCCGCGATGCCGCGGAGGCCGCCCGGGTGTGGGAGGTCTCCGAGCAGCAGGCGGGCATCTCCCTCCCGGTTTGACCGGGCGTGTCCGGCTCCCGTAGTATTGACCTTTGGTGTCCGGGCCCCTGCGGCCGGACGCACGAACGTGAGCCCTCCACCGGTCCGGTTCGACGCCATCGCGAGCGAACCACCAACGGAGTGGGATTCACGAACACCTCCGTTCGAGACAGAAAGCAGCCACTACTGTGACGCGCACCTATTCCCCGAAGGCAGACGAGATCCAGCGCGACTGGGTCGTCATCGACGCGACCGATGTCGTGCTCGGCCGTCTCGCCAGCCACACCGCCGCCCTCCTCCGCGGCAAGCACAAGCCGACCTTCGCCCCGCACATGGACAGCGGTGACTTCGTCATCATCGTCAACGCCGACAAGGTCGCGCTGACCGGTCAGAAGGCTCTGCAGAAGAAGGCCTACCGCCACTCGGGCTACCCGGGCGGACTGAAGGCGACCACGTACTCGGAGCTCCTCGAGAAGAACCCGGTGCGCGCCGTCGAGAAGGCCGTCCGCGGAATGCTGCCGAAGAACTCCATCGGCCGCGCCCAGCTCCGCAAGCTGAAGGTCTACACCGGAAGCGAGCACCCGCACGCCGCCCAGCAGCCGAAGCCGTACACGCTCGGCCAGGTCGCCCAGTAAG is from Leifsonia sp. 466MF and encodes:
- the rplQ gene encoding 50S ribosomal protein L17, whose product is MPKPTKGPRLGGGPAHERLMLANLAAALFTHKSIKTTETKAKRLRPVAERLITFAKRGDLHARRRVLAVISDKSVVHELFTEIAPLVAEREGGYTRITKLGFRKGDNAPMAQIELVLEPVTPKVKSSKTTAAPKAAPVEETPAEETATEETPAEETSTETAAAEAEVVEDATADADAAGETDAESEAAKA
- a CDS encoding GNAT family N-acetyltransferase translates to MTDDTLSPLRERVAAPPTYRPQHPLIAEWRPATAADVDAVHEVYRAIAAQDHPNYVTTREEVEEELGYSFIDLEADSLLAVTGDGRVVAVGIVMEPPRQETLVREFMNGGVHPEFRGQGIGRELLAWQRARGEQKLAASDKALPGWLVGYADRRAPDRERLLLAGGFEVARYFRTMERDLRDPIPEVAPTIDVRIVPYTSELAAAVHAARDDAFRDHWGSQPLSDEQFDGLVSGVFVAELSFVALAGDEVAGVLLTDVNEDDWPGQGFTGAYVSTVAVTRPYRGRRIAPSLLRAVLEACAQRGWDKVVLDVDAENPTGALGLYTGMGFVTTQAETGLVRAY
- the truA gene encoding tRNA pseudouridine(38-40) synthase TruA, producing MAADQVRRYRLDIAYQGTDFNGWGRQPGLRTVQGTLEDALATIFRRAGEPPLLTVAGRTDAGVHAVGQVAHVDLSPAQEAVLRKPHGKRPPLSAEEALGRRLNGILGPVSDVVVLFATVAPDGFDARFSALWRRYEYRVADRAALRDPLQRHRTAWVSADLDVDAMDMAAHGLLGLHDFASYCKAREGATTIRTLQAFSWRRDDDGVLVAELTADAFCHSMVRALVGACVEVGEGKLDAGDLVALRDEKQRTSAFKVMPARGLTLMEVGYPEGAELALRAERTRAMREL
- a CDS encoding response regulator transcription factor; this translates as MIRVAIADDQPLFCTGLQMMIESQPDLEFAGSAPDGLQAMQLARSARPDVLLMDIRMPVLDGIAATEGIRRENAEPLPRIVVLTTFERDEAVAAALRAGADGFVLKDATPEFILAAIRTVHDGHSVIAPKATTDLFRTLARRRPEAIDALSVREKEVFLLAARGLSNGEIGRTAFISEATVKSHVRSILAKLRLASRVQLVAFAYENGLVR
- a CDS encoding sensor histidine kinase; the protein is MSPILTRSRWLLEPALAVTFFVFWALTEAGRNQLLPSALRATVPFWAALLVLACAIGLSRLSPVAAMATGTAVLIGQLLFPAGIFQNAAIYLGYAVIIVVVAATVHGRMRVVALAFAVGAGVSVAGLLSWAQGIGHTDAAIRVTFFVVCAGAAAFAWVIGTLIGVWMRTRWSEEELARTTAELRVAEVETMVAGERERIAQDVHDIMAHSLSVILAQADGARLLVDERPESVAPSLATIADTARASLTEVRVLIETLVGSPDGPVHPGVTDLDDLVERMSDAGLVISVERFGGAVVLSAAQELAVYRIVQEGLTNALKHAGTGARARLALDEREDGIALSLASRPSVPRDAPPPNPAGRGLIGMRERARFAGGWLDAGEDEDQPGGYLVTAYIPATGRNAVTA
- a CDS encoding helix-turn-helix transcriptional regulator, whose amino-acid sequence is MIDRIGLAEFLRTRRDLLQPEDVGLPRGSRRRTSGLRREEVAALAHMSVDYYARLERERGPQPSEQMLASIAQGLHLSHAERDHLFRLAGHTPPAQGSESEHVSPGLLRVLDRLDDTPAEIVTEVGETLRQSRMGVALTGDTASLRGPERSLGVRWFTDPGSRSLYAPRDHDFLSRMFASGLREVVTARGPGSRAAALADYVLDRSAEFRTLWAAHEVGLRPKEVKHFTHPEVGELELHCQQLVDPGHAHSLLVYTAIPGSESAEKLRLLSVIGDQTLQGGLTRTQPQG
- a CDS encoding SDR family oxidoreductase gives rise to the protein MARTIDIDIPPLTGRRAVVTGASDGMGTIIAARLAQAGAEVVMPVRDRAKGAAVADRIRSTVPDARLVLRDLDLASLDSVAAFGEGMRADGQPVHILINNAGLMTPPERRTTVDGFELQWGTNHLGHVALVGALFPLLQEARARVTSQVSVVARSGAIDWHDLGAERPYRAQAAYRSSKIALGLFGLELDRRSAAAGWGISSNLAHPGVAPTNLLAAQPGYGRAADTGAVRMIRWLSARGLLVGTPETAALPALLAATGPHAEGGRMYGPSGPGHLGGAPAEQTPYPPLRDAAEAARVWEVSEQQAGISLPV